The Nitrospirota bacterium genomic sequence TTTATCGTAAAATCTCTTCTGGCAAGGTCGTCTTCAATAGGCTCTGTAAGATAATTGATATCTACAACATTCTTGTCTTTTAGTACAATCCTGCATGTCAGGTCTTCCTTAAGTAAAACAAATGTGCCATTGAACCTTCTCGCCACTTGTTTTGCTAATTTTGCGGCATCACCATTAAATACAAAATCCCTGTCCTTAGATGTCCTGCCAATTATAAGATCACGCAGATACCCGCCAGCAAGATACAAATGGTTTTTCGTCTGTGCGAATAACCATTTGTTTAGAGGGTCTGAAAGAATTCTCTTTGAAATGTCCATGGTCTAATAATACCTGTCTTTGTTAAAGAGGGGCAAGCCGGGAATGAAATAATGCAGATTTAAGACTATTAACTTCTTAATTCAGCCTGAAGTTCAGATTTTAGAAGTTCGACTATACTGGCATGCAGCCTGTCAACCTCATCATCGGTCAATGTCTTGCTTGAAGAGCGGTATCTGATAGCAAAGGCAAGGCTCTTTTTATCATTGGGGATAGGTTTGCCCTTATAAATATCAAAGAGAGCTACAGAGTCGATTATGTCTGATTCAACATTCGATATCACTTTTCTGACATCAGAAACGGTTATATTATCATTCACAACCAATGCGGCATCTCTCTCGATATAAGGGAATTTTGGCAGCTGGTTATAAATTATTCCTAAAGGAACTGCATTAAGTATCATGCTTAAGTCATACAGTTCAGCAATAGTTATGTCGCCTTTTATATTAAAGTCCTTTGCAACTCCGGGATGGAGAACGCCGATGCTCCCTACCCTTTCATTCCCGATCATTATCGAGCATGATTTTCCGGGATGGAGGTATGGCTCAGGCGCAGTTGTATCCTGCTCAAAAGATATATTCTTTAGATTTAAATCGGTCAGAATATTTTCAAAGAGACCCTTGATGTCATAAAAACCATCATGCCTGTTCTCATATATCGAAGCGGTCTTTTCTTTGTGAAAAACTGCTCCTAACTGAAGTATCTCATTAGGAAGTTTATCCTGAGATGAGAGAAAGATCTTTGATATCTCAAAAAACCTGATCATCTTCTCACCGCGGTTTAAATTAGTGCTCACATTATTCAGCAGCGCCGGAACAAGAGTAGTCCTCATTGCTGATTCTTCTTTTCTTAAAGGGTTCTTTATATAAACCAGTTCTCTCCTTTTATCATTAGAAGAGAGCTTTATCTTCTCAATGGTGTCCGGGCTGATAAAGCTGTAATTAATAACTTCATAAAAGCCGGATCTGACAAAAGATGTTTTCAGAGATGTGACAATCTCCCGAGTGCGATGTTCAGGAGCAACGCTCATCTGTATTACAGGAAGAGTTGATGGAATATTATCATATCCATATAGCCTTGCTATCTCCTCAATGATATCCACATCCATGCTAACATCAGCTCTGAAGCTTGGAGGTGTAACAGTGATCATATTGCCGGATATCTTCGGATCAAAACCGAGACTCTTAAGTGTCTTTTCAACAAATGCTTCTTCAATATCAATGCCGATCAGTGAGTTTATCTTCTCAAAAGTGAGCGATATATTTTCAGGTTTGAACTGTGTCGGGTAGATATCTGTTGTCTTGGTTACCTTGCCTCCGGCGAGTTCTGATATCAGCTGGGCTGCCCTGTCCAGTGCAAGCGTTACAGCTTCTTTATCAATCCCTCTCTCAAACCTGTAGGACGACTCAGTCAGAAGGCCGAGCCTTTTTGATGTTCTCCTGATCGAAGAGGGTTTGAAATATGCGCTCTCAAGAAGTATGCTGGATGTTGAATCAGAGACCTCTGTGTTCTTGCCTCCCATAACGCCGGCGACAGCAACGGATTTATCGGCATCGCATATCAGCAATATCTCATTATGAAGCAGCCTCTCTTCGTCATCAAGGGTAGTGAATTTATGAGCGTCATCTGCCCTCTTAACAACTATCTTGCTTCCTGACAGTTTATCCAGATCAAAGGCATGCATCGGCTGGCCGATCTCCAGCAGGACATAGTTTGTCACATCAACGATGTTTGATGAAGGCCTGATGCCGCATGCCTCAAGCCTCTTGACGACCCAGTCCGGAGAAGGAGCAGGCTTGATGCCGGTTATAATGCGTGAAGAATATCTATGACAGAGCTCAGGCTCTTCTATACTGACTTCAGGCCCCTCTCCATCTTCATATTCGATCTTCACGGAAATATCTTTTAGCGGGAGTCCCAGAATTGTAGATATCTCACGGGCAATTCCCCTGATGCTCAGACAGTCCTGCCTGTTAGGAGTTATCCCTATGTCAAAGACTGTATCACCTTCAACATTCTCTATCTCCTCGACCTCCAGCCCTGCCATTGTAATGGCATGCGCCAGTTCTTCAGGTGAAATATTGAAGTCAACAAACTCTTTAAGCCAGTTATAAGATGCTTTCATAGTTTTAAAATTGTTCTAAAAACCTTTTATCATTCTCAGGAAAGAGGCGGACGTCATCAATGCTGTACTTGAGCATTGCAACGCGCTCTATACCCATTCCGAAAGCAAAACCTGTGTATTTGTTCGGGTCATAACCAGCCTTTTCATAAACCTTCGGATTGATCATCCCTGCGCCGAGTATCTCAATCCATCCGGTATTGCTGCACACATTGCATCCTTTTCCTTTACACATTACACATGAGATATCAATCTCAGCGCTCGGCTCTGTAAAGGGGAAGAAGCTCGGCCTCAGCCTCACTTTTGTATTCGGCCCGAATACACGATGTATGAATAGTTCAAGGACTCCTTTGAGATCGCTCATCCGGAGATTTTTATCTACCATAAAACCTTCAAGCTGATGGAACATGGGGATGTGGCTTACGTCAGAATCACACCTGTAGACCTTTCCCGGCGCTATGACCCTGAGCGGAGGAGCATTCTTTTCCATGACCCGGACCTGTACAGATGATGTATGTGTTCTCAATACAACATCATCGCTGATATAAAAGGTATCCTGCATATCCCTGGCAGGGTGGTCTTTAGGCATATTCAGCGCTTCGAAATTGTAATAATCCAGCTCGACCTCAGGCCCTTCTTCAACAGTGAAGCCGAGAGAGATAAATATATTTACAATGTAATCAAGAACCTGGGTAATCGGGTGGAGACGGCCAAACGGGATATAATTGCCCGGGATGGTCACATCGATCCGTTCACTCTTCAGCTTTCTATCGAGTTCCCGGGCGCTGAATGAGTTTTCCAGCTTGGTAAAAAGCTCTTCCAGTGCATTCTTGGTTTCATTGATGACGCGTCCATATTCGCGCCTTTCTTCACTGGGGACTGAACTGATAGCTTTTAATTTTTCGGTGAGTATGCCCTTCTTTCCCAGATATTTTATCTTCAGGGTCTGGAGGGCATTCAGTGTGTCGGCTTTTTCAATTTCTTCAATGGCAAGATTCTTTATGGAACCTGTTTCACTTGTCATTCAGCTTTTTTGGTCATCTCAACAAGCCGGGAAAAAGAATTAGGGTCATTATAGGCCATATCCGCAAGAACTTTTCTGTCCATCTGAACATTAAGCTTCCTGAGGCTGTTCATAAACTGGCCGTATGTAGATCCCAACGCCCTGACTGCAGCATTTATTCGCACTATCCACAAAGACCTGAAATCCCGCTTTTTGAGCCTCCTGTCTTTATATGAGTTCAGTAAAGCCCTGTCAACGGCCTGCGTGGCAACCCTGAACAGCCGGCTTCTTGCTCCGTAATAGCCTTTGGCCATCTTGAGCACTTTATTTCTTCTTCTGTTGGTTTTAAAACCACCTTTTGCTCTTGGCATGAATCTTTTCCTCCTGCATATGCTTAAATATTATTTGTTATATATATTGAGTGGTTATTATACAGCAAAACATATATTTTTTTAAACAGGCAACAGTTATGAAAAAGTGACAGATAACATCCATGAATGAAAAGACAGATGCATAATGAGAATCCGGCAATTAAACCATTGCTTGTCAGCGGTTATGAAATTAGTAAGGCAACATCTTTCTAACAGCGTCAAGGTTGGCATCATGAACCATACATCCCTGTCTCAGCTTCTTCTTTGTCTTGGCATTCTTACAAGTCATCATATGACTGGCAAACGCCTTGTTTCTCTTAAACTTGCCTGTGCCTGTCTTTCTGAGTCTTTTTGCAGCCCCTCTGTGTGTCTTTATTTTCGGCAAAACAGCTTCCTCCTTGGTTTCTGTATAAAATAAATTATTTGGGTGAAAGGACCAGCATCATGCGGCGGCCTTCCATCTTTGCTCTCATCTCAATAACTGCGATATCAGCCAGAGCTGAACATACCTGGTCAAAGATGTTCGTTGAAAATTTGGATGCATAAACTATCTCTCTGCCCCTGAACATCATCGATACTTTGACCTTATTTCCTTCTTCAATGAACTTCCTGGCGTTCTTTATCTTAAATTCAAGGTCATGTTCGCTTGTCTGAGGCCTGACCTTGATCTCCTTTAAAGTGATCGTCTTCTGCTTCGTATGTTTTTTATTCAGCTGGTACAGATATTTGCCATAATCAAGTATCTTGCAAACCGGCGGATTTGTGTTCGGCGAAACCTCAACAAGGTCAAGGTCCTGGTCAATCGCGATCTTCATCGCCTCATTCACGCTTAATATTCCGAGCTGCGTTCCGTCGCTGTCTATCACCATCAGTTCTCTTGCGCGAATCCGCCTGTTGATCCTTAGACCTTTTGAGTCAGCGCCCTTTCTGCTTACTTTATTACCTGTGATCATCCACCTCCGTTTTAAGTGTTGCCAAGAACCTGTCAAGCGGCATCTCAATAGATCCCTCTTCGGTTCTTTTCCTTATATTTACAGTTTGGTTTTCCAATTCTTTGTCACCTATTATACACAGATACGGTGTTTTTAACATAGTGGCCCTTCTTATTTTATAACCTATCTTTTCGTTCTCAGCATCAAGGTCTGCTCTTATACCTTCTTTGAGCAGCGATTTAAGAATGGCCTTCCCATATTCAATATGCTTCTCAGAGATAACCAGTACAGAGACTTGTACAGGGGCGAGCCACAATGGAAATGCGCCCGCATAGTGTTCTATCAATATGCCGAAGAACCTCTCAAGCGACCCCATCAGGGCGCGGTGGATCATTATGGGCCTGCAATCCTTATTGTCAGGACTTCTGTAAGTAACATCAAGCCTCTCCGGTATGTTGAAGTCTACCTGAATGGTGCTGCACTGCCATTCCCTGCCAAGTGAATCTTTGACCTTGATGTCAATTTTCGGGCCGTAAAAAACCCCTTCGCCAGGGTCAATGGTATAGTCAATTCCCTTGCCTGTCAGAGCGTTCTTTAACGCATTAGTGGATTTTTCCCAACTAACTTCTCCGCCAACATATTTTTCAGGCCTTGTGGATAGATAGATGCTGTAATGTGTAAAACCGAATGTCTGAAGTATGAAGAGAGTGAACTCCAGCACCTTCAACACCTCTTCTTCAATCTGGTCTTCCGTGCAGAATATATGAGCATCATCCTGCGTAAATCCCCTGACCCTCAGCAGGCCGTGAAGCACGCCGGAGCGCTCATAACGATATACCGTCCCAAGCTCCGCATATCTTATGGGCAGATCTCTGTAGCTGCGGAGATGGCTCTTGAAGACAGCAACATGAAAAGGACAGTTCATCGGCTTTATCTCGTACTCAAGATTATCAATATCCATCGGCGAATACATATTCTCTTTGTAGAAATCAGCATGGCCGGTCTTTTTCCAAAGATCAAGCTTTGCCATATGGGGAGTATATAGAATTTTATAATCTGATCTGATGTGCTCAGCTGTCCAGAAATCTTCAATAGACTTTCTTATGGAAGCCCCGCGCGGGTGCCATAGGACAAGTCCGGCGCCTATATCGTCATTCATACTGAAGAGGTCAAGCTCTTTTCCAAGACGCCTGTGGTCCCGCTTCTTTACCTCTTCAAGAAAGTCGAGGTGTTTCTGCAGTTCATCTTTTGTAAAAAAAGCTGTACCGTAGATCCTCTGCAGCATCTTCTTTTTTTCGTCACCGCGCCAGTACGCGCCTGCAACAGAAAGGAGCTTGAACGCTTTTATCTTTTTTGTGTAGCTGACATGAGGCCCGCGGCAGAGATCAAGAAAGCCGCCCTCTTCATAGACCGTCACAGTTTCATCAGGTATCTCTCCAATGAGTTCAGTCTTGTATATCTCACCCATTCCGGCGAATAATTTCAGGGCCTCATCCTTCGGCATCTCATTCACCTTGAACGGATTGTTTTCCTTTATGATCTCCTTCATCTTCTTCTCGATCAGAGGAAAGTCTTCTTCGGTAAAGGAGTGGCTGCAGTCAAAGTCATAGTAAAAGCCGTCAGCAATGGCGGGGCCTATTGCGAGTATCGCATCCGGGAAGAGTTCTTTAACTGCGTGCGCCATAACATGCGAGGTGCTGTGGCGGCATATCTCTAAAGCCTCTTTGCTGTCTTCCTGCGGTTCTATGATGGTTCTCCTAAGCCCTGTTTTAAATGGTAGGCACGGGCGGTATCGAACCGCCGACCTCTACCGTGTCAAGGTAGCGCTCTCCCCCTGAGCTACGCGCCTGAATAACTATTTGAGACGTAAGTGAATATTATACATATGGTTTTAATAAAATAAAAGAAGCGTAAAATATTAGAGTCCTATGCGAGAGGCTTGAACATATGCTTGCCTGCTCCGCAGGACGGGCACTTCCAATCATCAGGCAGATCCTCGAACTTTGTGTCTTTAGGAATGCCTCCTTTTCTGTCGCCTTTGTCCGGATTATATATGTATCCGCAATTAAGCTGCTGGCATTGCCACATTTCTTCAGGTTTAGCCATATCGTCTCCTCTCTATCTTTATAAAATATAATGATAGCCCAGGATATCACTTATCGTGACTATTCCCCGGCAGCGCATTATTTTATTTATTATAACAGGCTGATCGTGAAGATATGAAATCAGATCTTCAGTTTTTCCGCCATCAACAAAGAACACCCGCCCGCCATGCTCTGCGCCTTTCTTTTTGAAGTGGGGCAGACGAATATATCCATAGCCTGCGGCAGTTACGTATCCGGTAGTGTAGCCGGGGTTATCTGAAATACATATTTCCGCTATTACTGCCGGATGATGTTGAACCTTGCTTGCCAATATGAGAGCCTCTCTGACAGTAGCGTTGTTTATGCCGAGCCTGCCGAGCCTTGATGATAAAGACCTGAATGCGGTATTAGTGATACCCATTCGGCTTGCTCTTATGCTTTTACTGCTGCCCATCAACTGCCGGCCATCCATATCGAGAAGGAATGCACCTGCCCTGACATCCCCTGAGGTCAGTAAGTCAAAAGCAGCAGCAACTGACTTCTTAGATATTCCTGATGAGAAAAGAATATCAGCGGCTGCATTTTTTGCGGAACGGGAGTTTGCTGTATTCAAGGTGCAAAGTGGCAAGGACGGGATAGTTACAGGTTTTCCCATGACCTTATCAATGCTGATATGAACTTCATCCGGCTTGCCTCTTTCATGAGACAATGC encodes the following:
- a CDS encoding phenylalanine--tRNA ligase subunit beta, which produces MKASYNWLKEFVDFNISPEELAHAITMAGLEVEEIENVEGDTVFDIGITPNRQDCLSIRGIAREISTILGLPLKDISVKIEYEDGEGPEVSIEEPELCHRYSSRIITGIKPAPSPDWVVKRLEACGIRPSSNIVDVTNYVLLEIGQPMHAFDLDKLSGSKIVVKRADDAHKFTTLDDEERLLHNEILLICDADKSVAVAGVMGGKNTEVSDSTSSILLESAYFKPSSIRRTSKRLGLLTESSYRFERGIDKEAVTLALDRAAQLISELAGGKVTKTTDIYPTQFKPENISLTFEKINSLIGIDIEEAFVEKTLKSLGFDPKISGNMITVTPPSFRADVSMDVDIIEEIARLYGYDNIPSTLPVIQMSVAPEHRTREIVTSLKTSFVRSGFYEVINYSFISPDTIEKIKLSSNDKRRELVYIKNPLRKEESAMRTTLVPALLNNVSTNLNRGEKMIRFFEISKIFLSSQDKLPNEILQLGAVFHKEKTASIYENRHDGFYDIKGLFENILTDLNLKNISFEQDTTAPEPYLHPGKSCSIMIGNERVGSIGVLHPGVAKDFNIKGDITIAELYDLSMILNAVPLGIIYNQLPKFPYIERDAALVVNDNITVSDVRKVISNVESDIIDSVALFDIYKGKPIPNDKKSLAFAIRYRSSSKTLTDDEVDRLHASIVELLKSELQAELRS
- the pheS gene encoding phenylalanine--tRNA ligase subunit alpha: MTSETGSIKNLAIEEIEKADTLNALQTLKIKYLGKKGILTEKLKAISSVPSEERREYGRVINETKNALEELFTKLENSFSARELDRKLKSERIDVTIPGNYIPFGRLHPITQVLDYIVNIFISLGFTVEEGPEVELDYYNFEALNMPKDHPARDMQDTFYISDDVVLRTHTSSVQVRVMEKNAPPLRVIAPGKVYRCDSDVSHIPMFHQLEGFMVDKNLRMSDLKGVLELFIHRVFGPNTKVRLRPSFFPFTEPSAEIDISCVMCKGKGCNVCSNTGWIEILGAGMINPKVYEKAGYDPNKYTGFAFGMGIERVAMLKYSIDDVRLFPENDKRFLEQF
- the rplT gene encoding 50S ribosomal protein L20 — encoded protein: MPRAKGGFKTNRRRNKVLKMAKGYYGARSRLFRVATQAVDRALLNSYKDRRLKKRDFRSLWIVRINAAVRALGSTYGQFMNSLRKLNVQMDRKVLADMAYNDPNSFSRLVEMTKKAE
- the rpmI gene encoding 50S ribosomal protein L35, whose protein sequence is MPKIKTHRGAAKRLRKTGTGKFKRNKAFASHMMTCKNAKTKKKLRQGCMVHDANLDAVRKMLPY
- a CDS encoding translation initiation factor IF-3 — its product is MITGNKVSRKGADSKGLRINRRIRARELMVIDSDGTQLGILSVNEAMKIAIDQDLDLVEVSPNTNPPVCKILDYGKYLYQLNKKHTKQKTITLKEIKVRPQTSEHDLEFKIKNARKFIEEGNKVKVSMMFRGREIVYASKFSTNIFDQVCSALADIAVIEMRAKMEGRRMMLVLSPK
- the thrS gene encoding threonine--tRNA ligase — protein: MIEPQEDSKEALEICRHSTSHVMAHAVKELFPDAILAIGPAIADGFYYDFDCSHSFTEEDFPLIEKKMKEIIKENNPFKVNEMPKDEALKLFAGMGEIYKTELIGEIPDETVTVYEEGGFLDLCRGPHVSYTKKIKAFKLLSVAGAYWRGDEKKKMLQRIYGTAFFTKDELQKHLDFLEEVKKRDHRRLGKELDLFSMNDDIGAGLVLWHPRGASIRKSIEDFWTAEHIRSDYKILYTPHMAKLDLWKKTGHADFYKENMYSPMDIDNLEYEIKPMNCPFHVAVFKSHLRSYRDLPIRYAELGTVYRYERSGVLHGLLRVRGFTQDDAHIFCTEDQIEEEVLKVLEFTLFILQTFGFTHYSIYLSTRPEKYVGGEVSWEKSTNALKNALTGKGIDYTIDPGEGVFYGPKIDIKVKDSLGREWQCSTIQVDFNIPERLDVTYRSPDNKDCRPIMIHRALMGSLERFFGILIEHYAGAFPLWLAPVQVSVLVISEKHIEYGKAILKSLLKEGIRADLDAENEKIGYKIRRATMLKTPYLCIIGDKELENQTVNIRKRTEEGSIEMPLDRFLATLKTEVDDHR
- a CDS encoding rubredoxin; amino-acid sequence: MAKPEEMWQCQQLNCGYIYNPDKGDRKGGIPKDTKFEDLPDDWKCPSCGAGKHMFKPLA
- a CDS encoding 6-carboxyhexanoate--CoA ligase; the protein is MSRSSYYSIRMRASKQGHHISGAEGLYKKEDIDKVVTKYSTRALSHERGKPDEVHISIDKVMGKPVTIPSLPLCTLNTANSRSAKNAAADILFSSGISKKSVAAAFDLLTSGDVRAGAFLLDMDGRQLMGSSKSIRASRMGITNTAFRSLSSRLGRLGINNATVREALILASKVQHHPAVIAEICISDNPGYTTGYVTAAGYGYIRLPHFKKKGAEHGGRVFFVDGGKTEDLISYLHDQPVIINKIMRCRGIVTISDILGYHYIL